A stretch of the Uranotaenia lowii strain MFRU-FL chromosome 3, ASM2978415v1, whole genome shotgun sequence genome encodes the following:
- the LOC129751550 gene encoding integral membrane protein GPR155, whose protein sequence is MGPMDSGSAAVAALMLANKTLQAAVLTQNATSGNGTSGDDDQPTISMDNLYPALVQCFAIIICGYLAGRLNIITNTEAKGLNTFVGTFALPSVIFLSLAQLDWSTVNWNFLLSILISKTIVFLSVGIISLLVARPINYGRAGLLAIFCTQSNDFAIGFPIVTALYSKIHPEYASYIYLMAPISLAILNPIGYVLMEISKIKAKAAEEQPQQTRRSSIPPCSQLSDTDASSRKLLKGKVLVVVKIIESIFLNPVLLMTLLGVIGGRIFPNGLPIFLSSILKVLGDSFSATSLFLLGLRMVGNAAALQGPGFILPGILIIVKLLVLPLVTRQTVNIINAGANFSETTDLSTFGFLYGTFPAAPGVFVIASQYNQDVDLVASSMVASTFISAPLMFISAKMITITNLNPSDYLNELDKFAFDISIVAIICSVWMLVLFMLTRRVKKMPHRITSCLIISQLICNIGVIMWSSFDQNSGWKMYLQFYFFTIGCYSSRLWTAFLAITILFLQCRSLCFVLKLWPLFIAAAWGLPTLIVSLLFLLDTKNITPTEKRNPSFQYGNAQAAIAVFLLVMCFIVTVGCLILHQRFKKRHERYLSLSREVSSPDTESSTVGSSSVTNLIQQESSINGGVHRRRHSLTSSDDEILRGRESGCEGNGDGNGCCSARSGTTSPRTVVDIEDLIIQRSLNNDIENDESESPNGMCSAQFNCPSAGKQQCQSLIDRYREQSRDGLEPLEIDKTGDEHQTLKHMVLLILLLCSMFVGLALSVWTLVMEGMSGIYVELTFLDAFLNFGQSIIVLAVFITDTGELLLPLMKFWRKIWYGANLLQLPIWKEISAETRHVCDQFITHHLDNCRKAIAKDKRWRIKIYRKVFYGNAFVDWLLEVGLAKDRSDATLYARRLVDGRVLRHINNVYHFHDRTLLYTFCDRL, encoded by the exons ATACCTGGCTGGACGCCTGAATATAATCACCAACACCGAAGCCAAGGGCTTGAACACCTTCGTTGGGACATTCGCGCTACCCTCGGTAATCTTTCTCTCGCTAGCCCAGCTAGATTGGAGCACCGTGAACTGGAACTTCCTGCTCTCGATACTGATCTCGAAAACCATCGTATTCCTATCGGTTGGTATCATCTCGCTGTTGGTAGCGCGGCCTATCAACTATGGTCGTGCCGGACTGCTGGCCATCTTCTGCACCCAGAGCAATGATTTCGCAATTGGGTTCCCAATTG ttacGGCGCTATACTCAAAAATTCATCCGGAGTATGCATCCTACATATATCTTATGGCTCCAATTTCGTTAGCCATCCTAAACCCCATTGGATACGTTTTGATGGAGATAtcaaaaatcaaagcaaaagcaGCAGAAGAACAG CCTCAACAAACCCGTCGATCATCGATACCCCCATGCTCGCAGCTATCGGACACGGATGCCTCAAGTCGTAAGCTTTTGAAAGGCAAGGTCCTGGTCGTGGTCAAAATCATCGAATCGATCTTCTTGAATCCGGTACTGTTGATGACCCTACTGGGCGTGATCGGGGGACGCATTTTCCCCAACGGGTTGCCCATTTTCCTCTCGTCGATCCTCAAGGTGCTAGGAGATTCTTTCTCTGCGACCTCACTGTTCCTGCTAGGCCTCAGAATGGTCGGCAATGCCGCAGCTCTCCAAGGTCCAGGATTCATTCTACCGGGCATATTGATCATCGTAAAGCTGCTGGTACTTCCTCTGGTCACTCGACAAACCGTGAACATCATCAATGCCGGTGCTAACTTCAGCGAAACGACTGACCTGAGTACCTTTGGATTTCTGTACGGAACATTTCCGGCGGCTCCGGGAGTTTTTGTCATCGCCTCACAGTACAATCAAGACGTGGATCTGGTGGCCAGCAGCATGGTGGCCTCAACCTTTATCAGTGCTCCTCTAATGTTTATATCGGCCAAGATGATCACCATTACGAATTTGAATCCTTCGGACTATTTGAACGAACTGGACAAGTTCGCGTTTGACATCAGCATTGTGGCGATTATTTGTTCGGTTTGGATGCTGGTTTTGTTCATGCTGACTCGCCGAGTGAAGAAGATGCCTCACAGAATTACCAGTTGTTTAATTATATCGCAACTGATCTGCAACATCGGTGTTATCATGTGGTCATCTTTTGATCAGAACAGCGGCTGGAAGATGTATCTGCAGTTCTATTTCTTCACGATTGGATGCTACAGTAGCCGGCTCTGGACTGCTTTCTTGGCAATAACAATTCTGTTTCTACAGTGCCGCAGTCTTTGCTTCGTGCTGAAGTTATGGCCATTATTT ATTGCCGCAGCTTGGGGACTGCCAACGTTGATCGTGTCTCTGCTGTTTCTCCTCGACACCAAGAACATCACTCCTACCGAAAAGCGTAACCCTAGCTTCCAATACGGCAATGCCCAGGCCGCGATTGCCGTGTTTCTACTGGTGATGTGCTTCATCGTAACCGTCGGCTGTTTGATTCTGCATCAGCGATTCAAGAAACGCCACGAGCGCTATCTAAGTCTATCGAGGGAAGTCTCCTCGCCCGATACGGAATCCAGCACGGTGGGGTCCAGTTCAGTGACCAACCTGATCCAACAGGAATCCTCCATTAACGGTGGCGTTCATAGGAGGCGCCACTCTTTGACCTCGAGCGATGATGAGATTCTTCGCGGTAGAGAGTCCGGCTGTGAAGGCAACGGTGATGGCAATGGATGTTGTAGCGCCAGAAGCGGAACAACGAGTCCCCGCACCGTTGTAGATATCGAAGATCTTATCATTCAAAGAAGTTTGAATAATGACATTGAAAA CGATGAGTCGGAATCTCCCAACGGTATGTGTTCGGCACAGTTCAACTGTCCATCGGCGGGTAAGCAACAGTGCCAATCCCTGATCGATCGCTACCGAGAACAATCCCGTGACGGTTTGGAGCCCCTTGAAATCGACAAAACCGGCGATGAACACCAAACGCTCAAACACATGGTCCTACTGATTCTGTTGCTCTGTTCAATGTTCGTCGGCCTAGCTCTGTCCGTATGGACCCTGGTCATGGAAGGTATGTCCGGCATCTACGTGGAGTTAACTTTTTTGGATGCATTTCTCAACTTCGGACAGAGCATCATCGTACTGGCCGTATTTATCACCGACACCGGTGAGCTCTTACTACCGTTGATGAAATTTTGGCGCAAGATTTGGTACGGCGCAAACTTGCTACAGCTACCGATTTGGAAAGAGATAAGCGCCGAAACACGACACGTCTGCGATCAGTTTATAACCCATCATCTGGACAACTGTCGTAAGGCCATTGCCAAGGATAAAAG ATGGCGCATTAAAATCTATCGAAAGGTCTTCTACGGAAATGCCTTCGTCGACTGGTTGCTAGAGGTGGGTTTGGCGAAAGATCGCTCCGATGCAACGCTCTACGCTCGCCGGCTGGTCGATGGTCGAGTTCTAAGGCACATCAACAATGTATACCACTTTCACGATCGCACCCTGCTCTACACCTTTTGTGATCGCTTGTag